A region of Natribaculum luteum DNA encodes the following proteins:
- a CDS encoding YgaP family membrane protein, with product MEPNVGGFDRTVRIALGLAFLSIALAAVASGSTLGESTRTVLVAGTSLVAAVLLASAILQRCPVNRLLGIDTCETARR from the coding sequence ATGGAACCGAACGTCGGTGGATTCGACAGGACGGTGCGGATCGCCCTCGGGCTGGCGTTTCTGTCGATCGCGCTCGCGGCGGTCGCGTCCGGATCGACGCTCGGCGAGTCGACGCGGACCGTCCTCGTCGCGGGGACGTCGCTCGTCGCGGCCGTCCTTCTCGCCAGTGCGATTCTCCAGCGGTGTCCGGTAAACAGGCTCCTCGGCATCGACACCTGCGAGACGGCGAGACGGTGA
- a CDS encoding universal stress protein: MTIETILLAVGPMDSVRADELADDVLEVAVPLEATVVVGHAFTSGEYDEIRDQLGFDVALEEADSDEIAARRTPVPELEERFEGADVDYEVRGVVGDHGPAIVDLADDVGADRIVVGGRRQSAGGKAVFGSTSQEIMQSANCPVTYVRDGVAE, encoded by the coding sequence ATGACGATCGAGACGATCCTGCTCGCGGTCGGACCGATGGACTCGGTACGAGCGGACGAACTCGCGGACGACGTCCTCGAGGTCGCGGTCCCGCTCGAGGCGACCGTCGTGGTCGGACACGCGTTCACGTCCGGGGAGTACGACGAAATACGTGACCAGCTCGGGTTCGACGTCGCCCTCGAGGAGGCCGATTCGGACGAGATCGCCGCGCGTCGCACGCCGGTTCCAGAACTGGAAGAGCGGTTCGAGGGTGCAGACGTCGACTACGAGGTCAGAGGCGTCGTCGGCGACCACGGCCCGGCGATCGTCGACCTCGCAGACGACGTCGGCGCGGATCGCATCGTCGTCGGTGGCCGCCGGCAGTCGGCCGGCGGGAAGGCGGTCTTCGGTTCGACCTCACAGGAGATCATGCAGTCGGCGAACTGTCCCGTCACCTACGTCCGCGACGGCGTCGCCGAGTGA
- a CDS encoding YqjF family protein → MVLPIAMGWRHLLFASWPVDPDALEVRLPDALSVDEYDGRAWLSVVPYLNVDVRPRGLPAAVGFDLPELNLRTYVRCDGEPGIYFFSLDAEGLFGVAGARLFHDLPYYYARIRFRERAGRVSFTSERRHPGARSVRFDATYEPVGGPFTPSSGSLAEFLTERYRYYTEGRDGSIRYADVHHDPWPLQEATVTFAENTLFRANGFETPEGSPVCYYSRGVDITSSRNRRFR, encoded by the coding sequence ATGGTCCTTCCGATCGCGATGGGCTGGCGACACCTGCTGTTCGCCAGCTGGCCGGTCGATCCCGACGCCCTCGAGGTTCGCCTGCCCGACGCGCTCTCCGTCGACGAGTACGACGGGCGAGCGTGGCTGTCGGTCGTCCCCTATCTCAACGTCGACGTTCGCCCGCGCGGACTCCCCGCGGCGGTCGGCTTCGACCTCCCGGAGCTGAACCTCCGGACGTACGTGCGGTGTGACGGGGAACCGGGCATCTACTTCTTCAGCCTCGACGCCGAGGGGTTGTTCGGCGTCGCGGGAGCGCGGCTCTTCCACGACTTGCCGTACTACTACGCTCGGATCCGCTTTCGAGAACGCGCGGGGCGTGTCAGCTTCACGAGCGAACGCCGCCACCCCGGCGCCCGGTCGGTCCGATTCGACGCGACGTACGAACCCGTCGGCGGGCCGTTTACACCCTCGAGTGGCTCGCTGGCCGAGTTCCTGACGGAGCGGTACCGGTACTACACCGAGGGCCGCGACGGTTCGATACGGTACGCCGACGTTCACCACGACCCCTGGCCGCTCCAGGAGGCAACGGTCACGTTCGCCGAAAACACGCTCTTTCGGGCCAACGGGTTCGAGACACCCGAGGGGAGCCCCGTCTGTTACTACAGTCGGGGCGTGGACATCACGTCATCGCGAAACCGGCGGTTTCGGTGA
- a CDS encoding SDR family NAD(P)-dependent oxidoreductase: MDEPDLSGQTVLVTGSAKGVGRELLLATAACGAATAVHYHTSADAAREAAADATERGASDATTVQGDVTDPDSVDGLFSAVEADLGSVDVLVNNVGAFAPAHWEEIDFETWNRVLETNVNGTYLCSKRALPAMRENGYGRIVNVGYASSEKGLVSPKNFPYFVAKAGVLMFTRMLAADTQDDGVTVNAVSPYVVENSEEFPDDLPRGRPAAYEDLIRPMLFFLDPDTGYVSGENLEIDGGWLPERV; encoded by the coding sequence ATGGACGAACCCGACCTCTCCGGACAGACCGTCCTCGTGACGGGCAGTGCGAAAGGCGTCGGCCGCGAACTTCTACTGGCGACGGCCGCCTGCGGCGCGGCGACGGCGGTCCACTACCACACGAGCGCGGACGCGGCACGCGAGGCCGCTGCAGACGCCACCGAGCGCGGCGCTTCCGACGCGACGACCGTCCAGGGCGACGTCACCGACCCCGACTCAGTCGACGGCCTTTTCTCGGCGGTCGAAGCCGACCTCGGCAGCGTCGACGTCCTCGTGAACAACGTCGGCGCGTTCGCACCCGCCCACTGGGAGGAGATCGACTTCGAGACGTGGAACCGGGTCCTCGAGACGAACGTCAACGGCACCTACCTCTGTTCGAAGCGCGCGCTCCCGGCGATGCGCGAGAACGGGTACGGACGGATCGTCAACGTCGGCTACGCCTCCTCCGAGAAGGGACTGGTCAGTCCGAAGAACTTCCCGTACTTCGTCGCGAAAGCCGGCGTCCTGATGTTTACCCGGATGCTCGCCGCTGACACCCAGGACGACGGCGTGACGGTCAACGCCGTCTCTCCGTACGTCGTCGAGAACTCCGAGGAGTTCCCCGACGACCTCCCACGTGGACGCCCCGCAGCCTACGAGGATCTGATCCGTCCGATGCTGTTCTTCCTCGATCCCGACACCGGGTACGTCAGTGGAGAGAATCTCGAGATCGACGGCGGCTGGTTGCCCGAGCGCGTGTGA
- the rpsJ gene encoding 30S ribosomal protein S10, giving the protein MQQARVRLAGTSPEDLDDICDDVREIANNTGVNLSGPIPLPTKTLEVPTRKSPDGEGTATWEHWEMRVHKRLIDLDADERALRQLMRIQVPNDVSIEIVLED; this is encoded by the coding sequence ATGCAGCAAGCACGCGTTCGACTCGCGGGCACGAGTCCCGAAGATCTGGACGACATCTGTGACGACGTCCGCGAGATCGCGAACAACACCGGCGTCAACCTCAGTGGGCCGATCCCGCTGCCCACGAAGACGCTCGAGGTTCCGACGCGCAAGTCGCCCGACGGCGAGGGTACCGCGACGTGGGAGCACTGGGAGATGCGCGTCCACAAGCGCCTGATCGACCTGGACGCCGACGAACGCGCACTCCGACAGCTCATGCGCATCCAGGTGCCCAACGACGTCTCGATCGAGATCGTCCTCGAAGACTGA
- the tuf gene encoding translation elongation factor EF-1 subunit alpha encodes MSEDKPHQNLAIIGHVDHGKSTLVGRLLYETGSVPEHVIEQHREEAEEKGKGGFEFAYVMDNLAEERERGVTIDIAHQEFDTDEYYFTIVDCPGHRDFVKNMITGASQADNAVLVVAADDGVAPQTQEHVFLARTLGIDELIIGINKMDVVDYSEDDYNQVVDEVEQLLKQVQFNTDDASFIPISAFEGDNIAEESDNTSWYDGEILLEALNALPEPEPPTDAPLRLPIQDVYTISGIGTVPVGRIETGVMNTGDNVSFQPSDVGGEVKTIEMHHEEVPKAEPGDNVGFNVRGIGKDDIRRGDVCGPADEPPSVAETFQAQIVVMQHPSVITAGYTPVFHAHTAQVACTIESIDKKMDPSSGEVAEENPDFIQSGDAAVVTIRPQKPLSIEPSSEIPELGSFAIRDMGQTIAAGKVLDVNEK; translated from the coding sequence ATGAGCGAAGACAAACCGCACCAGAACCTGGCCATCATCGGCCACGTTGACCACGGGAAGAGTACGCTGGTCGGGCGACTCCTCTACGAGACGGGGAGCGTACCCGAGCACGTCATCGAACAGCACCGCGAAGAAGCAGAAGAGAAGGGCAAAGGCGGCTTCGAGTTCGCCTACGTGATGGACAACCTCGCCGAGGAGCGAGAGCGTGGTGTCACCATCGACATCGCCCACCAGGAGTTCGACACCGACGAGTACTACTTCACCATCGTCGACTGTCCGGGCCACCGTGACTTCGTCAAGAACATGATCACCGGTGCCTCGCAGGCGGACAACGCCGTCCTCGTCGTCGCCGCAGACGACGGCGTCGCACCCCAGACCCAGGAGCACGTCTTCCTGGCCCGCACCCTGGGTATCGACGAGCTCATCATCGGCATCAACAAGATGGACGTCGTCGACTACTCCGAAGACGACTACAACCAGGTCGTCGACGAGGTCGAGCAGCTGCTCAAGCAGGTCCAGTTCAACACCGACGACGCCTCGTTCATCCCGATCTCGGCGTTCGAAGGCGACAACATCGCCGAGGAAAGCGACAACACGTCGTGGTACGACGGCGAAATCCTGCTCGAGGCCCTGAACGCGCTGCCCGAGCCGGAGCCGCCGACGGACGCGCCGCTGCGCCTCCCGATCCAGGACGTTTACACCATCTCGGGTATCGGTACCGTCCCCGTCGGACGGATCGAGACCGGTGTCATGAACACCGGCGACAACGTCTCCTTCCAGCCCAGCGACGTGGGCGGCGAAGTCAAGACGATCGAGATGCACCACGAGGAAGTGCCCAAGGCCGAGCCCGGTGACAACGTCGGATTCAACGTCCGCGGCATCGGCAAGGACGACATCCGCCGCGGTGACGTCTGTGGCCCCGCCGACGAGCCGCCAAGCGTCGCCGAGACGTTCCAGGCGCAGATCGTCGTCATGCAGCACCCCTCGGTCATCACCGCAGGGTACACGCCGGTCTTCCACGCCCACACGGCGCAGGTCGCGTGTACGATCGAATCCATCGACAAGAAGATGGACCCCTCGAGCGGCGAAGTCGCCGAGGAGAACCCCGACTTCATCCAGTCGGGTGACGCTGCTGTGGTCACCATCCGACCACAGAAGCCCCTCAGCATCGAACCCTCGAGCGAGATCCCCGAACTCGGGAGCTTCGCCATCCGCGACATGGGCCAGACCATCGCAGCCGGGAAGGTCCTCGACGTCAACGAGAAATAA
- a CDS encoding DUF5795 family protein has product MSKNRVVQGRMVTPESLAELVEGESVLEADAIEDADRECPDCGGDVLTVGYMPSVTAFVTGWKCTECDWRDTDRE; this is encoded by the coding sequence ATGTCCAAAAATCGCGTCGTCCAGGGGCGAATGGTCACGCCCGAGTCGCTCGCGGAACTCGTCGAGGGCGAGTCGGTGCTGGAAGCCGACGCTATCGAAGACGCGGATCGGGAGTGTCCCGACTGCGGCGGAGACGTGCTGACGGTCGGCTACATGCCCTCCGTCACCGCATTCGTCACCGGCTGGAAGTGTACAGAGTGTGACTGGCGGGACACCGACCGGGAGTGA
- a CDS encoding universal stress protein — protein MTLETILLAVGPGDADRTDELAETVVDVAQPADATVVLAHVFTSDEYEEVLDRLDVDPDGETGDADEVAARHATIRDLMAVLDEAGVDYEIRGSVGNHGQTIVDLATEVGADRVVVGGRKRSPTGKAVFGSTAQKVLLSAPCPTTFVRGEE, from the coding sequence ATGACCCTCGAGACGATCCTGCTCGCGGTCGGTCCCGGAGACGCCGATCGGACGGACGAGCTGGCCGAAACCGTCGTCGACGTCGCACAGCCAGCCGACGCGACCGTCGTGCTGGCCCACGTATTTACGAGCGACGAGTACGAGGAGGTGCTCGACCGACTCGACGTCGATCCCGACGGAGAGACGGGAGACGCCGACGAGGTCGCCGCGCGCCACGCGACGATTCGCGATCTGATGGCCGTCCTCGACGAGGCGGGCGTCGACTACGAGATCCGGGGTTCCGTCGGCAACCACGGGCAGACTATCGTCGACCTCGCGACCGAGGTCGGTGCCGACCGGGTCGTCGTCGGCGGACGCAAGCGCTCGCCGACGGGCAAGGCGGTCTTCGGCTCGACCGCACAGAAGGTCCTGCTGTCGGCTCCCTGTCCCACGACTTTCGTCCGCGGCGAAGAGTGA
- a CDS encoding 4a-hydroxytetrahydrobiopterin dehydratase — protein MSDTELADRECIACTTDDDPLEGEELDALYERIDTDVWDVVDEHHLEGTYAFEDFRDALEFTKEIGELAEEEWHHPDIHLSWGEVVVEMWTHKIDGLFETDFVMAARMDRIHEQYAPE, from the coding sequence ATGTCTGATACCGAACTCGCGGATCGAGAGTGTATCGCCTGTACGACCGACGACGACCCCCTCGAGGGCGAGGAACTCGACGCTCTCTACGAACGGATCGACACGGACGTCTGGGACGTCGTCGACGAACACCACCTCGAGGGAACCTACGCGTTCGAGGACTTCCGGGACGCACTCGAGTTTACGAAGGAGATCGGCGAACTCGCCGAGGAGGAGTGGCACCACCCGGACATCCACCTCTCGTGGGGCGAGGTCGTCGTCGAGATGTGGACGCACAAGATCGACGGCCTGTTCGAGACCGACTTCGTGATGGCGGCCCGGATGGATCGCATCCACGAGCAGTACGCCCCGGAGTGA
- a CDS encoding bile acid:sodium symporter family protein, with the protein MSTVDRVRTVSRVASKYFVVWVLLFSALALYSPTTFTPIGDYISPLLGLIMLGMGLTLEPADFRRLIDRPRDVAIGAVAQWLIMPLAAWALVAVMGLPPALGVGLVLVGAAPGGTASNVMTYLGKGDVALSVAITTVTTLAAPIVMPAWVLFILGEQLQVTFAEMFTSIVQIVIVPVVLGFAIRYVLDRYAPRVADVGLDVFPTISVAAIVAIVAAVVGLNVDNILTAAPLVFVAVVLHNGIGLGSGYAVGRAASMAEDRARTCAFEVGLQNSGLAVALAISFFSPEAALIPALFSVWHNVSGPALASYFAANPPADVESVDGTVASN; encoded by the coding sequence ATGAGCACCGTCGACCGCGTGCGGACCGTCAGCCGCGTCGCGAGCAAGTACTTCGTCGTCTGGGTACTGCTCTTCTCGGCGCTCGCGCTTTACTCGCCGACGACGTTCACGCCGATCGGCGACTACATCAGTCCGCTGCTCGGGCTGATCATGCTGGGGATGGGATTGACCCTCGAGCCCGCCGACTTCAGGCGGTTGATCGACCGACCGCGGGACGTCGCGATCGGCGCTGTCGCACAGTGGCTGATCATGCCGCTGGCGGCGTGGGCACTCGTCGCCGTCATGGGGCTTCCGCCGGCGCTCGGGGTCGGCCTCGTCCTCGTCGGCGCGGCACCCGGCGGGACGGCCTCGAACGTCATGACGTACCTCGGGAAGGGTGACGTCGCGCTGTCGGTCGCGATCACGACCGTGACGACGCTCGCGGCACCGATCGTCATGCCGGCGTGGGTCCTCTTCATCCTCGGCGAGCAGTTGCAGGTGACGTTCGCCGAGATGTTCACCTCGATCGTCCAGATCGTCATCGTTCCCGTCGTCCTCGGCTTCGCGATCCGCTACGTGCTCGATCGGTACGCGCCTCGCGTCGCCGACGTCGGCCTCGACGTCTTCCCGACGATCAGCGTCGCCGCGATCGTGGCGATCGTCGCCGCGGTCGTCGGTCTGAACGTGGACAACATCCTCACGGCGGCACCGCTCGTCTTCGTGGCCGTCGTCCTCCACAACGGGATCGGGCTCGGCTCTGGCTACGCCGTCGGCCGGGCGGCCAGCATGGCGGAAGACCGCGCGCGGACGTGCGCCTTCGAGGTCGGCCTGCAAAACAGCGGGCTCGCCGTCGCGCTCGCGATCAGCTTCTTCAGCCCCGAGGCGGCGCTCATCCCGGCGCTGTTCAGCGTCTGGCACAACGTCAGCGGCCCCGCGCTCGCGAGTTACTTCGCCGCGAATCCGCCGGCCGACGTCGAATCCGTCGACGGAACCGTCGCCTCGAACTGA
- a CDS encoding amino acid-binding protein, translating into MGEEIDDEPETDGGIRAYTVRLELVDEPGELLRALAPIADNGGNLLSIHHERGNITPRGHIPVEVDLECPPDRFDAVVDGLRDAGVNVIQAGAERYGEEVSVVLVGHLVETDLSETLEAIEADAAAAVVDLSLAAPDGIDAVSSARLRLAVDSGRVEDAIAAVRSIADERDLSVVEPLPGGDA; encoded by the coding sequence ATGGGTGAGGAAATAGACGACGAGCCGGAGACGGACGGTGGCATCCGTGCCTACACCGTTCGACTCGAGCTCGTCGACGAACCCGGAGAGTTGCTCCGGGCGCTCGCACCAATCGCCGACAACGGAGGGAATCTCCTGAGTATCCACCACGAACGCGGCAACATCACACCGCGGGGGCACATCCCCGTCGAGGTCGACCTCGAGTGTCCCCCCGACCGGTTCGACGCCGTGGTCGACGGCCTCCGCGACGCCGGCGTCAACGTGATCCAGGCCGGCGCGGAACGCTACGGCGAGGAGGTCAGCGTCGTCCTCGTCGGCCACCTGGTCGAGACCGACCTCTCGGAGACCCTCGAGGCGATCGAAGCCGATGCGGCCGCGGCCGTCGTCGACCTCTCGCTTGCCGCACCCGATGGCATCGACGCCGTCTCGAGTGCGCGACTCCGTCTCGCCGTCGACTCCGGGCGCGTCGAGGACGCCATCGCGGCCGTCCGATCGATCGCCGACGAACGCGACCTCTCCGTCGTCGAACCCCTGCCGGGAGGTGATGCCTGA
- a CDS encoding NifU family protein, translated as MTELEGDDAPLKDRVERWLAREMPIIQMHGGTSAVREADPETGEVVVELGGGCRGCSISDVTTGNIEAELLKWPEIDAVTVRVPDAREELGGPDQPESIMGIDRTEGGRGDWGSSNPGEDHF; from the coding sequence ATGACCGAACTCGAGGGGGACGACGCGCCGCTGAAAGACCGCGTCGAGCGCTGGCTCGCTCGCGAGATGCCCATCATCCAGATGCACGGCGGCACCAGCGCCGTTCGCGAGGCGGACCCGGAGACCGGCGAGGTCGTCGTCGAACTCGGCGGTGGCTGTCGCGGCTGTTCGATCAGCGACGTCACGACGGGCAACATCGAGGCCGAACTGCTCAAGTGGCCCGAGATCGATGCCGTCACGGTTCGCGTCCCCGACGCGCGCGAAGAACTCGGCGGTCCCGACCAGCCCGAGTCGATCATGGGCATCGATCGTACCGAGGGCGGCCGCGGCGACTGGGGCTCGTCGAATCCGGGCGAGGATCACTTCTAG
- a CDS encoding homoserine dehydrogenase, whose protein sequence is MRLAVLGAGAVGRSVAELAGEYGHEVVALADSRHATVDADGIDVSSALERKDAGDALGSATPEELFETDYDVLVEATPTTLGDAEPGFSHVRRALEDDRHAVLANKGPVAERYEELRDLERESAGSIRFEATVGGAIPILSTIEDSTPEAVTAVRGVLNGTANFILTRMAAEGLDYEHVLSEAQDLGVAEADPTFDVDGTDAALKFVILANVLADGGFSLEDADVTGIQNVPGSALELAAEDGRTIRLIGEATRDGVRVGPRLVPENGALAVTGTRNIVQIETRHAGSLHNSGRGAGGPETATAVLSDVGRLPPL, encoded by the coding sequence ATGCGGCTCGCCGTTCTCGGTGCCGGCGCAGTCGGCCGATCGGTCGCCGAACTCGCGGGCGAGTACGGCCACGAGGTCGTCGCCCTCGCGGACTCGCGACACGCCACCGTCGACGCGGACGGGATCGACGTCTCGAGCGCACTCGAGCGCAAGGACGCGGGGGACGCACTCGGGAGCGCGACGCCGGAGGAGCTCTTCGAGACCGACTACGACGTCCTCGTCGAGGCCACCCCGACGACGCTCGGCGACGCCGAACCCGGCTTCTCACACGTCCGGCGGGCGCTCGAGGACGACCGCCACGCCGTCCTCGCGAACAAGGGACCCGTCGCAGAGCGGTACGAAGAGTTGCGCGACCTCGAGCGCGAGAGCGCGGGCTCGATTCGGTTCGAGGCGACCGTCGGCGGGGCGATCCCCATCCTCTCGACGATCGAAGACAGCACGCCGGAAGCCGTGACAGCCGTCCGCGGCGTGTTGAACGGCACCGCGAACTTCATCCTCACGCGGATGGCCGCCGAAGGCCTCGACTACGAACACGTCCTCAGCGAGGCCCAGGACCTGGGCGTCGCGGAAGCCGACCCGACGTTCGACGTCGATGGCACCGACGCCGCGCTCAAGTTCGTCATCCTCGCGAACGTGCTCGCAGACGGCGGCTTCAGCCTCGAGGACGCGGACGTCACCGGCATCCAGAACGTCCCCGGCAGCGCGCTCGAACTCGCCGCCGAGGACGGCCGGACGATCCGGCTCATCGGCGAGGCCACGCGCGATGGAGTGCGCGTCGGTCCCCGTCTGGTGCCGGAAAACGGCGCGCTCGCCGTGACCGGAACCCGAAACATCGTCCAGATCGAGACCCGCCACGCCGGCAGCCTCCACAACAGCGGACGCGGTGCTGGCGGCCCCGAGACGGCGACTGCGGTGCTGTCCGACGTCGGCCGACTGCCGCCGCTCTGA
- a CDS encoding LVIVD repeat-containing protein, producing the protein MRRRTLLRAGVGTAAATTLGSSVPATAAADAYEPLGRLEVDGACETVVGDDGDVAYLAVVDGFAVVDVSDPRDPTLLAERRDIAVGDRRLTDVLDVDVAGDRLAVPGPANPAFDDDFYGIVCYDVSDPSDPVRAGEPYETGFHVHNCSLDDETLYLVCNGTAENPLVVLDASGDDFEEIARWSVADHEPAWRDVDSRLHYLHDVTVHGDVAALAYWNAGTYLLDVSDPSDPQYLGHVAETTVDDQLELDAAAVNDAYLGLPGNDHFATLDERGDLLAVGRESWATDPGDPEGAGGIDLFDVSDRDDIRQLATIDPPATADASYRGGSWTTAHNFELRGGHLYSAWYQGGVKIHDVTDPAEPEELAWWRDPETAGFWTARVAREDVFVASSTTLIPNAPTDGGLYTFPIEAGQQADPPSLTGDDERTATDPEPESTNDSGSESGGDQLSGFTATAGLAGGALALEWLRRRGSEE; encoded by the coding sequence ATGCGTCGCAGGACCCTCCTCCGCGCCGGCGTCGGCACCGCCGCCGCGACGACGCTCGGCAGTTCCGTCCCCGCCACCGCCGCAGCCGACGCCTACGAGCCGCTGGGCCGGCTCGAGGTCGACGGCGCGTGCGAGACGGTCGTCGGCGACGACGGCGACGTGGCCTACCTGGCGGTCGTCGACGGCTTCGCGGTCGTCGACGTGAGCGACCCCCGCGATCCGACCCTCCTCGCCGAGCGGCGCGACATCGCCGTCGGCGACCGTCGCCTCACCGACGTGCTCGACGTCGACGTTGCCGGCGACAGACTGGCCGTCCCAGGACCGGCAAACCCCGCCTTCGACGACGACTTCTACGGCATCGTCTGCTACGACGTGAGCGATCCCAGCGATCCCGTCCGCGCAGGCGAACCCTACGAGACCGGCTTTCACGTCCACAACTGTTCGCTCGACGACGAAACGCTCTATCTCGTCTGCAACGGCACGGCGGAAAACCCTCTCGTCGTCCTCGACGCGAGCGGAGACGACTTCGAGGAGATCGCCCGCTGGTCGGTCGCCGACCACGAACCCGCGTGGCGCGACGTCGACTCGCGGCTGCACTACCTCCACGACGTCACCGTCCACGGCGACGTCGCCGCACTCGCCTACTGGAACGCGGGCACCTACCTGCTCGACGTGAGCGATCCCAGCGATCCCCAGTATCTCGGCCACGTCGCCGAGACGACCGTCGACGACCAGCTCGAGCTGGACGCGGCCGCGGTGAACGACGCCTACCTGGGACTGCCCGGAAACGACCACTTCGCGACGCTCGACGAGCGCGGCGACCTCCTGGCGGTCGGCAGGGAGAGCTGGGCGACCGATCCCGGCGATCCCGAGGGTGCCGGCGGAATCGACCTGTTCGACGTCTCCGACCGCGACGACATCCGGCAGCTGGCGACGATCGATCCGCCGGCGACGGCCGACGCCTCCTACCGCGGCGGGTCGTGGACCACAGCCCACAACTTCGAACTCCGGGGCGGTCACCTCTACTCGGCGTGGTACCAGGGCGGCGTGAAGATCCACGACGTCACCGATCCCGCCGAACCCGAGGAACTCGCCTGGTGGCGCGATCCCGAAACGGCGGGATTCTGGACCGCCCGCGTCGCGCGCGAGGACGTCTTCGTCGCCAGTAGCACGACTCTGATTCCGAACGCCCCGACGGACGGCGGGCTGTACACGTTCCCGATCGAAGCCGGCCAGCAGGCCGACCCGCCCTCGCTGACCGGCGACGACGAGAGGACAGCGACCGACCCCGAACCCGAGTCGACGAACGACTCGGGAAGCGAATCGGGCGGCGACCAGCTATCCGGCTTCACCGCCACCGCCGGACTCGCCGGCGGTGCGCTCGCGCTCGAGTGGCTTCGCCGACGCGGCAGCGAGGAGTGA
- a CDS encoding ROK family protein: MFYYAGVDLGATNVRAVVAESDGTTVGSSKDATPRGPTGIDVTEKVLATLREACADAGIDPVQIQAVGIGSIGPFDLAEGAVIDPANLPDTIDRIPLTGPIEKLVDSDEVYLHNDTNAGVIGERFHSDRNPDDMAYITISSGVGAGVCCDGEVLSGWDGNAGEVGHYVVDPHGRMTCGCGHEGHWEAYCSGNNIPDYARLLAEDDPTISTELPLEDPDFTAKDVFAFAGEDDLADHTIEQVTHWNVIGVTNVVHAFAPLVVSFGGAVALRNEELVIDPIRERIEDTVMTNVPEITVTDLGDDVVVEGALASALTEGTGDRRRMRN, translated from the coding sequence ATGTTCTACTACGCGGGCGTCGACCTCGGCGCGACCAACGTCCGGGCCGTCGTCGCCGAGAGCGACGGGACGACCGTCGGCTCGAGCAAGGACGCAACGCCGCGCGGGCCGACGGGGATCGACGTGACGGAGAAAGTACTGGCGACGCTCCGAGAGGCGTGTGCGGACGCGGGGATCGATCCAGTCCAGATCCAGGCCGTCGGGATCGGTTCGATCGGACCGTTCGACCTCGCGGAAGGGGCAGTGATCGATCCTGCGAACCTCCCCGACACGATCGATCGCATTCCGCTGACGGGACCGATAGAGAAACTCGTCGACAGCGACGAGGTGTACCTGCACAACGACACGAACGCGGGCGTCATCGGTGAACGCTTTCACTCGGATCGCAACCCCGACGACATGGCCTACATCACCATCTCCTCGGGGGTCGGCGCGGGCGTCTGCTGTGACGGCGAGGTCCTGAGCGGGTGGGACGGCAACGCGGGCGAGGTCGGCCACTACGTCGTCGACCCTCACGGGCGGATGACCTGCGGCTGTGGCCACGAGGGCCACTGGGAGGCGTACTGTTCGGGGAACAACATCCCCGACTACGCGCGCCTGCTCGCCGAAGACGATCCGACGATCTCGACCGAGTTACCACTCGAGGACCCCGACTTCACGGCGAAAGACGTCTTCGCCTTCGCCGGCGAGGACGACCTGGCCGACCACACGATCGAACAGGTGACCCACTGGAACGTCATCGGCGTGACGAACGTCGTCCACGCGTTCGCGCCGCTTGTCGTCTCCTTCGGCGGGGCGGTCGCGCTGCGAAACGAGGAACTGGTGATCGATCCGATCCGCGAGCGAATCGAAGACACCGTGATGACGAACGTCCCCGAGATCACGGTGACGGACCTCGGCGACGACGTGGTCGTCGAGGGTGCACTCGCGAGCGCGCTGACCGAGGGAACTGGCGATCGACGACGAATGCGAAACTAG